The following are encoded together in the Ralstonia insidiosa genome:
- the priB gene encoding primosomal replication protein N: MNGNPGESAINRLQLVATLVEREVMRYTPAGVPIVNCLLTYSGQAMEAQTARQVEFSIEALGAGKMASVLDRIAPGTVLDCVGFLARKHRSSKTLVFHISGCNVFVKD, from the coding sequence ATGAACGGAAACCCTGGGGAAAGCGCCATCAACCGCCTGCAGCTCGTCGCCACACTGGTCGAGCGCGAGGTGATGCGATACACCCCAGCCGGCGTGCCCATCGTCAATTGTCTGCTGACCTACAGTGGGCAGGCGATGGAAGCGCAGACAGCGCGACAGGTCGAGTTTTCGATCGAAGCGCTGGGCGCCGGCAAGATGGCCTCCGTTCTGGACCGCATCGCACCGGGCACTGTCCTGGATTGCGTCGGATTCCTGGCTCGCAAGCACCGCAGCAGCAAGACATTGGTCTTTCACATCTCCGGATGTAACGTATTCGTAAAGGATTGA
- the rpsF gene encoding 30S ribosomal protein S6, whose amino-acid sequence MRHYEIVFIVHPDQSEQVPAMIERYKSTVTSQGGQVHRVEDWGRRQLAYMIQKLAKAHYVCMNIECGKETLAELEHAFKFNDAVLRHLIVQTKKAETAPSPMMKEVAREEAKKAAAQTEQAA is encoded by the coding sequence ATGCGTCATTACGAAATCGTATTCATCGTCCATCCGGACCAGAGCGAGCAAGTGCCTGCAATGATCGAGCGCTACAAGAGCACGGTCACAAGCCAAGGCGGTCAGGTGCATCGCGTCGAGGACTGGGGCCGTCGTCAACTGGCCTACATGATCCAGAAGCTGGCCAAGGCTCACTACGTGTGCATGAACATCGAATGCGGCAAGGAAACCCTGGCCGAGCTCGAGCACGCGTTCAAGTTCAACGACGCTGTGCTGCGTCACCTCATCGTTCAGACCAAGAAGGCTGAAACGGCTCCGTCGCCGATGATGAAGGAAGTGGCACGCGAAGAGGCCAAGAAGGCCGCCGCTCAAACCGAACAGGCCGCCTAA
- a CDS encoding asparaginase codes for MSLPTIAILATGGTIAGSADDAGSAARYRAGAVPIDQLLAASKLGLERIANVRAEQVAQIDSKDLTFDVWEKLVARVHHWIDVERVDGVVITHGTDTLEETAMLLHLTQQTDTPIVMTAAMRPSTSLSADGPLNLLNAVRLAASPASRGRGVLVALNQRVHAARDVQKGHTYAVEAFISPDSGPVGFVLDTQVQFTRTTQRPASTDVLPMPQAGQWPWVEVLASYAQPDARLVDTLVAAGVKGLVIAATGAGSIHTNLEAALERASRQGVFVLRSTRTGAGVVPTQPTGQGWASTGTLNPYKARVLLMLLLAAGRAQAETVSLQQVIDRY; via the coding sequence ATGTCCTTGCCTACCATTGCCATCCTCGCCACCGGCGGCACGATCGCCGGGTCTGCTGATGATGCCGGCTCCGCCGCCCGCTACCGAGCCGGCGCTGTGCCCATTGATCAATTGCTTGCGGCCAGCAAGCTTGGTTTGGAGCGCATTGCCAATGTGCGTGCCGAGCAGGTCGCGCAGATCGATAGCAAGGACCTGACCTTTGACGTGTGGGAGAAGCTGGTTGCGCGTGTCCATCACTGGATCGATGTTGAGCGCGTGGATGGCGTGGTTATCACGCACGGTACGGATACGCTCGAAGAGACGGCCATGCTGCTGCACCTGACGCAGCAGACCGATACGCCCATCGTCATGACGGCGGCGATGCGGCCGTCGACGTCGTTGTCGGCCGATGGTCCGCTGAATTTGCTGAACGCGGTGCGGCTGGCGGCCAGTCCGGCCTCGCGCGGGCGTGGTGTGTTGGTGGCGCTCAATCAGCGCGTGCATGCGGCGCGTGATGTCCAGAAGGGGCACACCTACGCGGTAGAGGCATTTATTTCGCCGGATAGTGGTCCGGTGGGTTTCGTACTCGACACGCAGGTGCAGTTCACGCGCACGACCCAGCGCCCGGCTTCGACCGATGTGCTGCCGATGCCGCAGGCGGGGCAATGGCCGTGGGTGGAGGTGCTGGCGAGCTATGCGCAGCCGGATGCGCGACTGGTCGATACGCTGGTCGCAGCCGGTGTGAAGGGGCTCGTGATTGCGGCCACCGGCGCGGGCTCTATCCACACGAATCTCGAGGCTGCACTGGAGCGCGCCAGCCGGCAAGGCGTGTTTGTGCTGCGTTCGACACGTACTGGCGCGGGCGTCGTGCCGACGCAACCCACCGGGCAGGGCTGGGCCTCGACGGGCACGCTCAATCCGTATAAGGCGCGTGTGCTGCTGATGCTCCTTCTCGCGGCCGGGCGTGCTCAGGCAGAAACTGTCTCCCTGCAGCAAGTCATTGATCGGTATTGA
- a CDS encoding ferredoxin--NADP reductase, translated as MSAFNQETVLSVHHWNDSLFSFKTTRDQALRFHNGHFVMIGLEVEGKPLMRAYSIASPNYEEHLEFFSIKVQNGPLTSRLQHLKVGDKLLVSKKPVGTLVLDDLLPGKNLYLFGTGTGLAPFMSIIQDPDTYERFEKVVLLHGVRQVSELAYADFITSELPNNEFFGDQVREKLIYYPTVTREPFRNMGRLTDLVDNGKLSADIGLPPLDPAVDRAMICGSPAMLDDTCKLLDARGFKISPRMGEAGDYVIERAFVEK; from the coding sequence ATGTCCGCATTCAATCAAGAGACCGTTCTGAGCGTCCATCACTGGAACGACTCCCTGTTCAGCTTCAAGACCACGCGCGACCAAGCGCTGCGCTTTCATAACGGCCACTTCGTCATGATTGGCTTGGAAGTCGAGGGCAAGCCGCTGATGCGTGCCTACAGCATTGCCAGCCCGAACTACGAAGAGCATCTGGAGTTCTTCAGCATCAAGGTTCAGAACGGCCCGCTCACTTCGCGCCTGCAGCACCTGAAAGTGGGTGACAAGCTGCTGGTGAGCAAGAAGCCGGTCGGCACGCTCGTGCTGGATGACCTGCTGCCGGGCAAGAACCTCTACCTGTTCGGTACCGGCACCGGCCTGGCACCGTTCATGAGCATCATCCAGGACCCGGATACCTACGAGCGCTTCGAAAAGGTCGTGCTGCTGCACGGCGTGCGCCAGGTGAGCGAGTTGGCCTATGCCGACTTCATCACCAGCGAGTTGCCGAACAACGAATTCTTTGGCGACCAGGTGCGCGAGAAGCTGATCTACTACCCGACCGTCACGCGCGAGCCGTTCCGCAACATGGGCCGCCTGACCGATCTCGTGGACAACGGCAAGCTGTCTGCTGACATCGGGCTGCCGCCGCTGGACCCGGCGGTCGATCGCGCCATGATCTGTGGCAGCCCGGCCATGCTGGATGACACCTGCAAGCTGCTCGATGCGCGTGGTTTCAAGATTTCGCCGCGCATGGGTGAGGCCGGTGACTATGTGATCGAGCGCGCTTTCGTCGAGAAATAA